The following proteins are co-located in the Flavobacterium sp. CECT 9288 genome:
- the rpsB gene encoding 30S ribosomal protein S2 — protein MANKIEVKDLLEAGVHFGHMTRKWDPNMAPYIYMERNGIHIINLYKTAAKIEEANEALKKIAASGRKILFVATKKQAKDIVADKAKAANMPYITERWPGGMLTNFVTIRKAVKKMATIDKMKKDGTFMTLSKKERLQVDRLRAKLEKNLGSIADMSRLPAALFVVDIKAEHIAIKEAQKLNIPVFAMVDTNSDPREVEYVIPANDDASKSIDKILTLVTAAIIEGLSDRGTEKETEATAEVAAPATETAEAPAATATEE, from the coding sequence ATGGCAAACAAAATAGAAGTTAAAGACTTACTAGAAGCAGGTGTACACTTTGGACACATGACTAGAAAATGGGACCCAAACATGGCTCCTTACATCTATATGGAACGTAATGGTATTCACATTATCAATCTATATAAAACTGCAGCAAAAATTGAAGAAGCTAACGAAGCTTTGAAAAAAATCGCTGCATCAGGTAGAAAAATATTATTTGTTGCTACCAAAAAACAAGCAAAAGACATCGTTGCTGATAAAGCAAAAGCTGCAAACATGCCTTACATCACTGAAAGATGGCCTGGTGGAATGCTAACTAACTTTGTAACTATCCGTAAAGCTGTTAAAAAAATGGCTACTATTGATAAAATGAAGAAAGATGGTACTTTCATGACTTTATCTAAAAAAGAGCGTTTGCAAGTTGATCGTCTTCGTGCTAAATTAGAGAAAAACTTAGGTTCAATCGCTGACATGTCTAGACTACCGGCTGCATTGTTCGTAGTAGATATCAAAGCAGAACACATCGCTATAAAAGAAGCTCAAAAATTAAACATTCCAGTTTTCGCAATGGTTGATACTAACTCTGATCCACGTGAAGTAGAGTATGTTATTCCTGCAAATGATGACGCTTCTAAATCAATTGATAAAATTTTAACTTTAGTTACTGCTGCAATTATCGAAGGTCTTTCTGATAGAGGTACTGAAAAAGAAACTGAAGCTACTGCTGAAGTTGCTGCTCCAGCTACTGAAACTGCAGAAGCTCCAGCTGCAACTGCAACTGAAGAATAA
- the rpsI gene encoding 30S ribosomal protein S9 has protein sequence MGVIHKIGRRKTAVARVYVSEGTGVITVNKKAFETYFPTATLQYKVLQPMSMTENVSNFDVKVNVYGGGSTGQAEAVRMALARAMCEVDAENRGILKPQGLLTRDPRMVERKKFGQKKARKRFQFSKR, from the coding sequence ATGGGAGTTATTCACAAAATCGGTAGAAGAAAAACCGCTGTTGCACGTGTATACGTTTCAGAAGGAACAGGAGTAATCACGGTAAACAAAAAAGCATTTGAAACTTACTTCCCAACTGCAACTTTACAGTACAAAGTTTTACAACCAATGTCTATGACAGAAAATGTAAGCAACTTTGACGTAAAAGTTAATGTTTACGGAGGTGGTTCAACAGGACAAGCAGAAGCTGTAAGAATGGCATTAGCACGTGCAATGTGCGAAGTTGATGCTGAAAACAGAGGAATCCTTAAACCACAAGGTTTATTAACAAGAGATCCAAGAATGGTTGAACGTAAGAAATTCGGTCAGAAGAAAGCTCGTAAGAGATTCCAATTCTCTAAGCGTTAA
- the tsf gene encoding translation elongation factor Ts: MATITAADVNKLRQTTGAGMMDCKKALVEADGDFDKAIQNLREKGQKVAANRSDRESSEGAAVSFINADKTKGAIITLNCETDFVGKNESFVTLAKELVEKAINFSSKEEFLASDFNGMTVAEKLIEQTGVIGEKIEIGGFEILEGAFVGSYVHVNKIAALTAISAAVPNAEVLTKDVSMQVASMGADTLSYKDFDPAFVESELAARIAIIEKENEEAKRLGKTLKNVPKYISFSQLTEEVIKQAEEDAKAELKAEGKPEQIWDKIIPGKVQRFISDNTTLDQEKALLDQNFIKDDSKKVGDYVKGFNVEITGFKRASLG; this comes from the coding sequence ATGGCAACAATTACTGCTGCAGACGTAAACAAATTAAGACAAACTACAGGTGCCGGAATGATGGACTGTAAAAAAGCTTTAGTTGAAGCTGATGGAGATTTCGATAAAGCAATCCAAAACCTTAGAGAAAAAGGACAAAAAGTTGCTGCTAACCGTTCTGATCGTGAGTCTTCTGAAGGAGCTGCTGTTTCTTTTATCAATGCTGATAAAACTAAAGGAGCTATCATCACTTTAAACTGCGAAACAGATTTCGTAGGGAAAAATGAATCTTTCGTAACTTTGGCTAAAGAATTAGTTGAGAAAGCGATCAACTTCTCATCTAAAGAAGAATTTTTAGCATCAGATTTCAACGGAATGACTGTTGCTGAAAAATTAATTGAGCAAACTGGTGTTATCGGTGAAAAAATCGAAATCGGTGGTTTTGAAATTTTAGAAGGTGCTTTTGTTGGATCTTATGTTCACGTTAACAAAATTGCTGCATTAACTGCTATTTCTGCTGCTGTACCTAATGCAGAAGTTTTGACTAAAGACGTCTCTATGCAAGTAGCATCAATGGGAGCTGATACATTATCTTACAAAGATTTTGATCCTGCTTTTGTTGAGTCTGAATTAGCAGCTCGTATTGCGATCATTGAAAAAGAAAATGAAGAGGCAAAACGTTTAGGAAAAACTTTAAAAAATGTTCCTAAATACATTTCTTTCTCTCAATTAACTGAAGAAGTTATTAAACAAGCTGAAGAAGATGCAAAAGCTGAATTAAAAGCTGAAGGTAAACCAGAACAAATTTGGGACAAAATTATTCCTGGTAAAGTACAACGTTTTATCTCTGACAACACTACTTTAGACCAAGAAAAAGCTTTACTTGATCAAAACTTCATCAAAGATGATAGTAAAAAAGTAGGTGATTATGTTAAAGGTTTCAATGTTGAAATTACAGGTTTCAAAAGAGCTTCTTTAGGATAG
- the rplM gene encoding 50S ribosomal protein L13, translating to MDALSYKTQSASKATVTKEWIVVDADGHNLGRLASKVAMILRGKYKPSYTPHVDCGDNVIVINSEKINLTGNKMDEKTYIRHTGYPGGQRTLTAKVLQSKNPALLVEKAVKGMLPKNKLGAELFRNLNVVVGSEHKQGAQKPRTVNLNDLK from the coding sequence ATGGACGCATTAAGCTACAAGACACAGTCAGCAAGCAAAGCCACAGTTACAAAAGAGTGGATTGTTGTAGATGCAGATGGTCACAACTTAGGACGTCTTGCTTCAAAAGTCGCAATGATTTTAAGAGGTAAGTACAAGCCAAGTTACACACCACATGTGGACTGCGGAGATAACGTAATTGTTATCAACTCAGAAAAAATTAACCTTACAGGTAACAAAATGGATGAAAAAACATACATCCGTCACACTGGTTACCCAGGAGGTCAAAGAACTTTAACTGCTAAAGTTTTGCAATCTAAAAACCCTGCATTATTAGTTGAAAAAGCTGTAAAAGGGATGTTACCTAAAAACAAATTAGGAGCAGAGCTTTTTAGAAATTTAAATGTTGTTGTAGGATCAGAGCACAAACAAGGAGCTCAAAAACCTAGAACAGTTAACCTTAACGATCTTAAGTAA